Proteins co-encoded in one Papaver somniferum cultivar HN1 chromosome 5, ASM357369v1, whole genome shotgun sequence genomic window:
- the LOC113279161 gene encoding uncharacterized protein LOC113279161, translating to MNIVNREDRFQWFLSIAYGPNNPTFRSDFWDELNYLRLQSPLPWILAGDFTVIRFQDEEKGGSPLTRSMQDFSNFIEDQSLIDLPLQGALFTWSTGQFPDPIMSRIDRFLLSLEWVDKYPNVLQLALTKPTSDHIPLLLDTFDVGWGPPPFRFFTWWFSIDGFLDRLEENFGPLEKKISEVDESLNAFVLIEQARSLTPSEVIEKGKVQAELDKLLVMKEIAKRQQSRQTSIKLGEKNTGFFHSFACASRRANSIMCLKDSDGNFITEREDIKKNIIDFYSNLYNEDFDMRPGMNHDWFSKLSQEEADNLELPFSEEEIWEAVKSLGQERAPGPDGYPLVFFKRCWSFLKVDLIAMMQEFFETRFSLSF from the exons ATGAATATTGTTAATAGAGAAGATAGATTCCAGTGGTTTCTTTCTATTGCTTACGGGCCTAATAATCCAACCTTTAGGTCTGATTTTTGGGATGAGCTGAATTATTTGAGGTTACAATCTCCATTGCCATGGATTTTAGCAGGGGATTTTACTGTTATTCGCTTTCAAGATGAGGAGAAAGGGGGTTCTCCACTCACTAGAAGTATGCAAGATTTCTCAAACTTCATTGAAGATCAGAGTCTAATTGATTTGCCTCTACAGGGAGCTTTATTTACTTGGTCTACTGGTCAGTTTCCTGATCCAATCATGTCCAGAATTGATAGGTTTCTCTTGTCACTAGAGTGGGTTGATAAATATCCAAATGTGCTGCAATTAGCTCTTACTAAACCTACTTCAGACCACATCCCGTTATTGCTGGATACTTTTGATGTGGGGTGGGGACCTCCTCCATTTCGTTTCTTTACCTGGTGGTTCTCAATTGACGGTTTTTTGGATAGGCTTGAAG AAAACTTTGGTcctttggagaagaagatttCAGAAGTTGACGAATCTCTTAATGCCTTTGTTCTTATTGAGCAAGCCAGGTCTTTGACTCCGTCTGAAGTTATTGAAAAGGGTAAAGTCCAAGCTGAATTGGATAAATTACTTGTGATGAAGGAGATAGCTAAAAGACAACAATCTAGACAGACCTCGATCAAATTAGGTGAAAAGAACACGGGTTTCTTTCATAGTTTCGCTTGTGCGAGTCGAAGAGCCAATTCAATTATGTGTCTTAAAGATTCTGATGGTAATTTCATTACAGAAAGAGAAGATATTAAGAAAAACATCATTGATTTTTATTCAAATCTTTATAATGAGGATTTCGATATGAGACCAGGTATGAATCATGATTGGTTTTCTAAATTGTCACAAGAAGAAGCTGACAACCTTGAATTACCTTTCTCTGAGGAAGAGATTTGGGAGGCAGTAAAGAGTTTGGGGCAAGAAAGAGCTCCAGGACCTGATGGATACCCTCTTGTTTTTTTCAAGAGATGctggagtttccttaaagtggaTCTTATTGCCATGATGCAGGAATTCTTTGAAACAAGATTTTCTCTAAGCTTCTGA